The sequence below is a genomic window from Sorangiineae bacterium MSr12523.
GATCGCTTGAAATCCCTCGGCATCGAGGCGCTCATTCTCATTGGCGGAGATGGAACGACGCTTTCGCCGCGGCGCTTCATGGCGACGGGCACGAAGCTTAGCGCCTTTGCTTCGCGAGCCTCGTTGCCGCAAACGGTAACGACGGGGATCGGCGAGAGGCGCACGACCTTCTCGGCGACGCTCCCGAGGAGGACCCGCGAGAAGCCGCGCCGCCCGTGCGTTCCCATCACGATGAGCTCCGCACGGCAGGCCCTGCTCCCCTCGAGGATTTCCTGCCAGGGCTCGCCCCACGCGAGCACGGCCTCGATTCTCGCATACCGCTCACGGGCCCCGGCGAGCACCGCATCGAGCTCGCCGTGCACGGCCCCGGCCACGTCGTCCATGGGACGCGAGACTGGAACGGCGCACGTGTGAAGGAGCGTGATGGCCGCATCGAAGCGCGATGCGAGCGTAATGGCGAGGGTGAGCGCCTGGTTCGCCGCATCGCCGAAGTCCGTCGGAACGAGGATTTGCGCAATCGAGTGGATACCAGCGTTCATGGCATCTCCATCAGCATGAAACATTCCATGAATCGGACGCATTCCGTGCGCCGGTGCGCACCGTCTGCAGCGAATGCCACTTGGCTCTCCAATTGCTTTGTTACCCGTCACGATTCCCAAAGGAGGACACGTTCATGAGCCACGCCAGCCACGAAGTGAAGAAGCAGCTCGAAGCGACCATTGCCGCGCTCGAAGAGTTCCGCGACGAGACGCGCGTGAAGCTCCATCTCGCCGGGATGGAAGCGCGCGACCGTTGGAACGAGCTGGAACCGCACCTTCTCGACGTGCAGGATCGGGCGCGCAAGGTCGCGAGCAAACTCGACGACATTGCCGCTCTCCTGACCGGGCACTGAGCTGGGCTTCGCCCATGTTCCACGTTCGCTTTCACGGCCGTGGAGGACAAGGGGCCGTCACCGGGGCGGAGCTGCTTCCTCGCCTATGTCCGCGCAGCGTGCGTTTTGCTCTACCTCGCGAGGCGACAAAAATGCGTGCCGGCACGTCGAAATTTTTATCTGACGTATTTGGACTTGCGCGGCGGTCGGCCCAGCCAAGGAGGAGTCCCCCCGCGAGAAAGACGTCCGCGGGCAACGAGGAGAAGGACTCGCATCCCGACCAGATCCCTAGCTTGTCTTTGGCGCCACCGCGAGAGGAGCGCAGCGATCCCCTCTAGCGCGCCTCGCGCGGGCGGCCACTTCGTCGATCGCTGGGTCGCCTCTTGATGCCATACGCGAATGAAAGTGCATCGTGAGTTTGCGAAGCTGAAACGCAAGCACGAGCATCGATCCTCCAAAGAGCAGCGCGTAGCAACCTAGCAAGGCCACGATGGCCAAAGGAGCCATCTCGCTAGGCCAAACGAGCAACGTCACGCCGAGCGGGATGGCTCCCAACGCGGCGAAGCCAAGCGACAGCTCGCCCGGGCTCCGACCGCGCAGGCGAACAATGGCAGCCAACTCGAGAACTCCGGTGAGGATGGCCCAGACTGCAACGACGTGGACGAACATCGATAAGCTCAATTCGGCCCAGATGGTGAACAATCCAAAGGCCATCCCGAGAAACCCTTCGATGCGCCCCTCACCCTCCGTTGCACGGCGTTGCGGAGCCGCCGCGAAGGCGAGGCTCCCGTCGACGAGCGCGTACACGCCAAAGAGCATGACGAGCGCGCCGAGGGTGAGGCGATCGCACCGGAGCAACGCGACCACCCCGAACAGAATGGCAGAAACGGCGGGCAGCGCGGCCGGCTTCCAGCTCCGTGCGAAGCGAGATCTCCTCAGGAGTCGATCCGCACGCGGCGGGTCATGACATCTCCGACGTTCATCGTTCCTCCTCACGCGCCACCAGCCGGGACGCCGCAAACTTGACGGCCTGGGTAAGCAAGGCATACGCCATGGCCCGCCCCCCGGACGATGCGGAAAGGAGCCTTGGTCCTTCATGCATGGCGCAGTTCGCGCGCACACGCGCAAAGGGTGCAGGCGCCACCTTCGTCCGGAGGGCCAATGCGCCGCTCGGTCCATGACACGGCACTCGCAGGTCGAGCCAAGAGGTTCAAATGCGATATCGATGGTTCGCTGCATTGGCCATGGCTCTTTTTTGCCTGCGATTCGACGGACGAGATCGACGATGCGGCACTCGAAGGCCAGGCATGCCGCGTGCTCTTTCACCTTCACGTCATGCGCAAAACGCTCGAACGACTTAGCTCGTACCGCAGCCTGGCCATCATCGTAGTCATGATTTTCATCAGCCTTTGGTTCTCGTACCTCGACACCAGCGGCGCGATGATGAAACGTGTACCGTACAGCGAATTCGTCGCGGCGGTGAGCGACGGGCGCGTGGAGCGGGCGGAGGTGGCCTCCGATCGCATCGTGGCCACGGTTCGAGACAAAGAAAACGGCCCGGCGGAAGCGATCGTGACGGACCGGGTTCCGAACGTCGAGGAGCGAACGTTGCTCGACGCCATGCAAAGCAAGGGTGTCGTGGTCACGGGCATTCCCCAGCGCAGCTCGCCGTGGGCGACGTTGCTTTGGACACTGGCGCCGTTCCTATTCATGATTGCCCTCTTCTGGGGATTCTCCAGGATGGCCGCCCCCGG
It includes:
- a CDS encoding DUF308 domain-containing protein, producing the protein MVALLRCDRLTLGALVMLFGVYALVDGSLAFAAAPQRRATEGEGRIEGFLGMAFGLFTIWAELSLSMFVHVVAVWAILTGVLELAAIVRLRGRSPGELSLGFAALGAIPLGVTLLVWPSEMAPLAIVALLGCYALLFGGSMLVLAFQLRKLTMHFHSRMASRGDPAIDEVAARARRARGDRCAPLAVAPKTS
- a CDS encoding universal stress protein, which produces MNAGIHSIAQILVPTDFGDAANQALTLAITLASRFDAAITLLHTCAVPVSRPMDDVAGAVHGELDAVLAGARERYARIEAVLAWGEPWQEILEGSRACRAELIVMGTHGRRGFSRVLLGSVAEKVVRLSPIPVVTVCGNEAREAKALSFVPVAMKRRGESVVPSPPMRMSASMPRDFKRSTMARPSPAYRTDRARA